One stretch of Corvus hawaiiensis isolate bCorHaw1 chromosome 1, bCorHaw1.pri.cur, whole genome shotgun sequence DNA includes these proteins:
- the LOC125331284 gene encoding feather keratin Cos1-1/Cos1-3/Cos2-1-like, producing the protein MSCPEKCQQCRPCNPCCQPCGPCPLANSCNECCVRQCQSSTVVIEPPAVLVTLPGPILSSFPQNTVVGSSTSAAVGSILSSEGVPISSGGFDISCITSGYGERCCRPC; encoded by the coding sequence ATGTCCTGCCCTGAGAAGTGCCAGCAGTGCCGGCCCTGCAacccttgctgccagccctgcggcccctgcccgctggccaacagctgcaatgagtgctgtgtcaggcagtgccagagctccacCGTCGTCATTGAGCCgcctgctgtgctggtgaccctgcccgggcccatcctcagctccttcccacagaacaccgtggtgggatcctccacctccgctgccgttggcagcatcctcagctctgaaGGAGTGCCCATCAGCTCCGGGGGCTTtgacatctcctgcatcaccaGCGGCTATGGTGAAAGATGTTGTCGTCCCTGCTAA
- the LOC125331300 gene encoding feather keratin Cos1-2-like yields MSCCQPCNPCCQPCGPCPLANSCNECCVRQCQSSTVAIQPSAVVVTLPGPILSSFPQNTVVGSSTSAAVGSILSSGGVPISSGGFDISCITSGYGGRCCPPC; encoded by the coding sequence atgtcctgctgccagccctgcaacccttgctgccagccctgcggcccctgcccgctggccaacagctgcaatgagtgctgtgtcaggcagtgccagagctccacCGTGGCCATCCAGCCCTCCGCAGTCGTGGTGACCCTGCCcgggcccatcctcagctccttcccacagaacaccgtggtgggatcctccacctccgctgctgttggcagcatcctcagctctggcGGAGTGCCCATCAGCTCTGGCGGCTTtgacatctcctgcatcaccaGCGGCTATGGCGGCAGATGCTGTCCCCCCTGCTAA
- the LOC125335416 gene encoding feather keratin Cos1-2-like: MSCNPCCQPCGPCPLANSCNECCVRQCQSSTVAIQPSPVVVTLPGPILSSFPQNTVVGSSTSAAVGSILSSGGVPINSGGFDISCITSGYGGRCCPPC; encoded by the coding sequence ATGTCCTGCAacccttgctgccagccctgcggcccctgcccgctggccaacagctgcaatgagtgctgtgtcaggcagtgccagagctccacCGTGGCCATCCAGCCCTCCCCAGTGGTGGTGACCCTGCCcgggcccatcctcagctccttcccacagaacaccgtggtgggatcctccacctccgctgctgttggcagcatcctcagctctggcGGAGTGCCCATCAACTCTGGCGGCTTtgacatctcctgcatcaccaGCGGCTATGGCGGCAGATGCTGTCCCCCCTGCTAA